Within Quercus lobata isolate SW786 chromosome 5, ValleyOak3.0 Primary Assembly, whole genome shotgun sequence, the genomic segment GACTGTTGTAACAGTAGATGATTAACAAGTCGTGGGATGTCATGATAGTGTTGGGCTATTGGGGAAACACCACTTTTGGAACTTAAAAAGCTCTAAGcaatgggttttatttatttcattttatttttatttttagcccCAGCAAGTAGTGGTTATTTTATCATCTTCCCCATAAATAGGATTAAGCTTCAACTTGGGTTGGTATTTTATATGATAGTGTAGACATAGTAGCATGTTCCTCTTCCATTTATCTCATGTTCGCTTTGTTTTTCCCTCTACCTTTTTTTAAACTTACAATTTTCCATCTTAAATGGGGTGTTTTCTTCTCTAGAATCAGACTTGCAGGGTTGGGTAGGAAATGAAAGTTTTGAGAATCAGGTCCAACAGATGCAAGAACCCAAAATAAGGTTTGCACTAAACTTTCTTatgcaattttcaaattaaatatggCCTCTTATTTGAAGATATGAGAGTTGAAACCTTCAACCTATAAATTAGTTTCCCGAGTGCCACCACATTCATTTGCCATTCACCAATTATCATAATCTTAGTTTGCTTATTGCAGTATGAGGATATAATGTCTTCTAGATTTACTATGTTGGGCCTATATTCGTTAACTAACTTGAAGAAGTTTTTCATCCATATTCTGTATCAGTACCACTATATCCTTGCACATAATGGATTTGAACCTTTTTCACTAATCTCATATAAAAAGGATTGTTCAAAGTGCCTACATGTAAGAACTTTTGGAGTCACAATTGGTTAGGTAGATGTCAAGCTTAATTATAAGAAGTCAGTTCATTAAGGGCAGTTATATGTTTATACTATGTAGTAATTCTTTTGTCTTCTAAAATTATTAGTACTTATTAGAGAAAATAATAAGAGAACTTTTATAGCAAtggatttaaatatatatatgtattgctTTCATGTAGCCTAAGTTTAGTTATCATTTTCAAGTCATAGTACCTTCAAGTAAACTAAatagttttaatatttatttaactatcctGTGCATCACATGAGTTAGtaacaagtatatatatatagtcctAAGGTTTATCACTAGTTTATTCCTATGTGTGAtgttgtttttttggtttttgggctCATAAAATCTAAAGGACCCATAATAAGAAAGTGGGtttgatttttagattaaaattgGGTTGGACTTGAGTATGTGAGCACAAAGTTGTTTGTCCGTAATACAGGTATTCTGAGGAGAGAGAGACCACTAGGAGCAGAAGCTGAGAGGCAGTGTTGGTTGCTGGAGACCGGAGTGAGTAGACTCATCCATAGCTGTTGGCTTAATCGTATTTTGAAAACTAAGGACTTTGAAGTAGAAAAGAGCTTAGCTTGAGACACAGAGAGATATTAGACATGGTGGGGCTTGTTGGGAGACTCTGGAACTTACAATATAAGAGCATAGTGAAAGAAGCATCAGGAAAAACCCTTGCAGTGGCAAAGTTCTTCTGTGTCCTCCACGTCACCAACACCTACCTATGCACCTTTGCCCTCGTAAAATGTTTTTCCTTAAACTTTACTAAACATGTTTTAGAAAGAAATGATAATAATTGAGTGGTTGCAGGCCTATGGTCCCAGCATGGTCCCGACCTTCAATCTAACCGGCGATATGTACCTGGCAGAGCGGCTCTCCATCAAATTTGGCAAAGTGGGCCCCGGAGATGTTGTCCTCTTACGCTCTCCTGAATCTCCTCGAAAAGTCATGGTAAAGCGCTTGTTGGGATTGGAATCTCATTCTATCACCTATGTTGTTGACCCCATGAAAAGTGATAGATGTGACACTATTGTGGTATCTATTATCATTCATCACGTTAACTTTGttcttttggaatttggattttgTTGCTAAATCTTTTAGTTATAGATTGTGCTTTGTTATAGCTAGTGTTAGTGTTGTCATAGGTTCCAAAGGGACATGTTTGGGTAGAGGGAGACAACATTTATAATTCCAGAGATTCAAGACAATTTGGTCCTGTTCCCTATGGCCTCCTTGAAGGCAAAGTATTCTGTAAGGTGACTacatttctttctttggccCATTTAATGTTGAATTTTGATGCTGTTAATTGTACTTCGTCTTTGTCCcagccaaaaaacaaaaggaggGTATAATTTAAGTTATTTTTCTGTTAAGAAATTATGTTCTTTTGGCAATGGAATGTATGGTAATTGCCTATGATTTTCTTTCGATTTACATTTGGGGGCAAATTGAAAGTGATACTCAATCAAGTTCCTGTCAGTGCATATGGTTTTGTAGTCAAAGATAATGTGATTAAGTGTACATTTTTTCTGCATTGGTTTTTGATGAATTTACTAGGCCTAAATCATGGATGGTACATTTctaattgacaattttttttggggatcaATAATTGGGAAGATTTATTAGTAAGATGAGAAACCTAAGAATATGTCATTCTGAAATTCTAGTTGAGAGAACTAGAATATACATTAAGTTAAATGAAAACTATGAAGATATAACTTAGCATTGAAGAATGTTTGGATAGGTGGGCTTAAAGACAGAAAATAGAAGTCAAAAGTAGAAGtgaaaaactatttaaaattaGTAACCAATTAATACCTTTATTGTGTGTTTGGTTAGAGGATTTGGAAAGGGCATTTGAGGGAGAGCCAGAATTTGAGGAATGGAATTTTATAATTCCTTTGTTTCGCTTGATGAAAGAATAAGGTGCAAATTAATGGGGCAAATAAAAATGGGGTTTGCGTGGGTGACAAATTCTGGGTTTAAATCCAATCAAAATAAGCGTAATTTGATAGATTCACTGAATGTGGGATTTTCTTTTGAGCACACCAAATCTAGATTGCCTTCAAGCATGATCAACCCATCCATCTTATTTGTGGTGATCCGAACCATCTTATCTCTGTTTATCCCTTGCTCTTCACTAAAGATTCATGGTAAGCCTCAATTATACAAATTTCTTCCTCATAGTTACTTGGGGTAAGTCTCAGGTCTTGTTATGGTGTTTGATTATACGgatcattgtattttttttctctattgtgGTGTGGATTCTTTATTAATGAAACCTCAAAAGATGATATAGTGTAGATTTCTAGCACATGCAATATTTGTTCTGAATTGGTATTTTTAGAGgcggtaaaaaaaaagaaaaaaaaaaggaaagtacCACCtggattttatgttttgaatgtATATTTTGGATCAGAATGGTTTGGGTGGATCTGAAGCTTTTTTTCTGGAAATCATTCTcttgtaaaatttatttctaaataggtgtttttttttttttaaatgggtatATGTGTTCTGATTgggtaaaatttgtaaaaagatTGTTGTATGATTCTTTGTTCTTGATATTCATTTTATCAATTTCAATCGATAGCAATCCTTGTACAATTTCAATTGTTATATATGGATTGCTGAGCAATCAAGAAAAGCTCAGAGTAGTTGGATAAAGATTGAGATGGATGAGAGGCAATGCAAGACATATGTAAGAAAAACATACATGCGTCTTGTCATGAATTCTATGTAGCTTTAGAAGTTCACCAACTCAAGAAAAGATGGAGAAAAAACTTCTAGGATGAGGAAGCATCAACCGACAGAAGGATTTATGTAGTCAATTCAGCATAGTTGAGATTATACATAAAATGCACTTGTCCACACTCTACACAGTATCCATATGAAGTGCATGTTAAATCATTGCATTCAGGACAAGAGaatttgatatgatatatttgtgaaTAACACTGATAACCTCTTATAGCTCACTTTATACTCATGGTGTAACAATTATAATGCCAATGTTCTAGTTGGCTGGTTCTGGTTCACCTTAATGAAAATCAGTGAATTTGCAAAGTCTTGGTTTCTAAAGTCCTAAGCCTAGGAGGATGATTGCTTAAATTTCTACAtgtattttatgttttggatGGATCTGAAGCTTTTTGTCTGGAAATCATTCtcttgtaaaatttatttttgaataggattcttttttttaaagaaagggTAATTATGATGTTCTGAATgggtaaaatttgtaaaaagatTGTTGTATGGTTCTTTGTTCTTGATAttcattttatgaatttatCAATAGCAATCCTTGTACAACTTCAGTTGTTATATATGGAATGCTAAGTTATCAAGTAAAGTTCAGAGTAGTTGGATAAAGACTAAGATGGATGAGACTTGAGAAGCAATGCAAGACATATGTAAGAAAAACATACATGCAGTCTTGTAATAATTCTATGTAGCTTTAGAAGTTCACCAATTCAAGACAAGATGGACAAAAGACTTATAGGATGAGGAAGCATCAACTGAAAGAAGGATTTATGTAGTCAATTCAACAATGTTCAGATTCCACATAAAATGCACTTATCCACACTCTACGCAGCATCCATATGAAGTGCATGGTAAATCATTGCATTTGGGACAAGAGAATTTGATGTGATCTATGTGTGAATAACCTGATAAGATCATATAGCTCACTTTATACTAATGGTTTAACAGTTATAATGCTAATGTTCTGATTGGCTGGTTCACCTTAATGAAAATCAGTGAAATTGTCAGAGTCTTGGTTTCTTAAGTCCTAAGCCTAGGGGGATAATTGCATAAAGTTGACAGCCAGTTGCAGAAGCCATTGGTTATAGCCTTTAATTGAAGTCCTGAAAGTGTGGACAGCTAATGAaacatttgttattattattcttattatccCCAACATTTGAGTGGGTGATTGAAACTGTTATCAAGATGTATCAAGTTCACGTTCATGTCATGACCTCTAGGACTTTAATGTCACTGGTTGGTGTTTGATATTCGACCCTTCATAATTATCATCCTGAAAATATCACTGTCAATCTCTTAAATTTTATCATTGCAAAGTTATAGATATGTGTTCATTTGTATGTAGATATGGCCTCCTAAAGAATTTGGATCACTGATGAAGAGCGGAATGAAGGATCCAGATTTATAAGGTACTTTTCTTGAGAATTCATGCTCTTAATGTTCCATTTGGGTGTACATTTCCCTAAACTTGATTTGTCATTGCTCATGTACTAATTTATGAGAGCTCTTTGTAAAGAAAATGGGCAAAACCATTTTATGTGCTTTGTCATAGTACACTTATTCCCTCTTTTTATAAGTGTTTGAGTGGTCTTGCTCCCTTGGCACAAGTGATATAAATTCTGTTGTAGATTTattgattttctctctcttcatacGTAAGGATCATGTAATTCTCTAGGCGAACTTTGTGTGCACACTCGTGCATGATGTTTCTCCACTAATATAATGGAatattattacttataaaaagaaaagcacTTAATTATTATATATCCTAATTCCAATGGCCTTTGCCATATAATCATTAACTCGTTTCACAAAGTGgccaaattttctttttgtgaataGCACATTGTGTTGGTTTGGGTTTTAATACATTCATGGTTAGAGTAGAGTGAAGTGTGTGAGAGAATGAAAGGAGATTAGTATATCTTAATTATGTTACCTTATTAATTACATGAATTACATGAAGCTATGTATATTCAAAGAAGAGCCTTATGTGGTTTCTCACTCTAAATTGTTGCTCTTTCATTGCTCTTATCTTGTTCAGGCATTGTGGTGGATGCTATTTAGCTTTACAATACTAATAACAAGTTACCTTTGGTGTCTTTTCCTGGACTTATGTCCTAATTAGCTAAGATTAACAAAGTAAGTGCTTCTACAGTTCAATCAACTGTCTTTCTGTGTTATagagctttttttttcctcctatgATATTCAAGATCTTTCAGGCTTAAATATTTGATTCAAACCTTAATTTTGCAATATATTGTCTACATTACCTAATGATTCATTTgctgttttctgttttttattgtttcattCCAATTAATCCTATGAATTGCAACCttgtgatttattttatttttattgggtgGGGCTCTTTTTGGTTGCTACTGCAAAGATGTGTGGATGGAAACCGAAAAgtgattggaaaaaaaaaggttttggggAGGTCTATCTAGAAATGGTGAGAAGAAGTTTATTTATGGCTTAGTTTGTGTCAAAATTTCAAGTCAAGGAAAACTttaacacagagagagagagagagagatgtacaATTAACGATTATAGATACATTGTGATCTTGAAGTCCAGGAGGTTTTTGAAGTTGGTtttcttaacaatatttttacttGTTTGGAATAAGGTTTAATTGATTGCAGTCATAATTGATTAAAACTTAATACACTGACTATATCCTTTGAGAACCTTTTCAATTGCAGGTGTCATATTCTTACCATCTCTAAAGTTCATAATGGCTTACAAGTTCAGAGGGGGAATTATCAGCTCTTTGCGTTTGGATTTTCTTCCTTGTTTACTATGTCTAGCTAACAGCCTTGTAACTTAGTGATTGACATTACCTTTTCTCCTTTATGAGGAGAATCAAGGTTCGAATCCCTCTCTACTTCACTTGTTATAAcaattggattaaaaaaaaaaaaaagaatgtttaCTTTGTCTCTGTTTGCTGGAATGCTACTGCTAAAACATATGAATAAGTAAATTAGATTTGTTATTATTGAACTCAATTGAAAGATTGTTGCTTCCTAGGTATTGAACTAATTCATGGCTTTTATCCCTTTTTGTCGCCCCCATCTCGCCAGACGGAAGGGACATGGGAATGTgaaaaaggtaaaatatttgCATTTGTTAATTTAAGACTTGGgataaattttttagttatttacaTATTGTCAGTAAAAGGCTACAATGAGAGTACTCTCGTTATATCGATGATGGACTGTTTCAACTTATGTACACCGAATACTTATGTAGCAGGAATATGGCAACAATTGTATCAAGATGGACTCATTGGAAAAAGTTAATCAATGATATGCAACTTTGcatacaataattaaataatcatTCCCCTAATTATAAGATTTAAGAAAGCAAGCAAAATGTGGATGATATCAAATATCACTGGCCCCTTTTGTAAATCAATCAGTTCTTCATCAAACCTGCCTGAGGAGTAAAACTGAAACTAATTATATTTCAACTTAGTATTCCCAGTTCAAGATTAGTGGTAGACATTTTGACAATGTTTTCAAACATTACTACTAGTTGGCAACTGGCAATCTCGAAAGCTATGTAAATTGTCAATGAATTGATTGATAAGAGATCCAATGGGAATGGGTAAATGagtatattttcttaaaagaaagaaaggagtgCCCAATCCATTTATAAAGATTGTCTCTGATGTAGAAATTCATTAACGCAATGGCTAGAAAGGTTATTTCTTATAACAAAAGGCATTGACTTCcatatttcttaattcatatttcatGCAATGCGGAAAAGGAAGGATTGGGTTTGTTGGCAACCTTTATTTAGAGGGGACCATTAACATTTTATGGACTTGGAAGGATTTTCAAAGGGAAAACTTCCAATAGTTGATTGCTAAAGAAAATGTACTTTTTACGAAGAAATCTATGTATACTTGCAAATACTGAGAGAAAATGCTATCTATTCTCTTGTACTTTTGTGCTTCATAACATACAAATAAACTCAAATTTAGTTGTTCCTCTTATTGCACTATTATTAATGGGAGGTATTTCACCGACTCTGATTGATTTTGGAGATACATGTATTGTATTTTGACAATATTATGGAAGCAAATACATTCATATCAAAGTTATACCGGTCTATATAAAAGAAGTTTGATGCGCTTAGAAAAATATGAATAGCTTTAACCTAAACCCCAACATAACTTTAATATGATGGGCAATGTTTactttgaagtaaaaaaaaaatgaaaaaaggttTACTTTGAAgaagtaaattatattttttactttgaagAAATATAAGTAAATCATATAGACCGGAATAACTTTGATATGAAATGTTTACTTTTAAACATTGCATCAGAGTTTTGTAAACTTTGCATCGACATATGATTTactcatatttttttactttcaaacattgcatcaagtttactttTAAAAGTTTACTTTGAAGAAGTAAATCATATAAGTAAATCATATAGACCGGTATAACtttgatttagttttaaaaaattatgatttactTATAACTTTAACATCGTATTTTTTACTTTGAAGAAGTAACTCAAATGCTGCACagctaaaaaatgaaaaaagtttgaaatcATCATTCTCGCCATAAAATTGCCCTCTCCAGAAGAATTTGTTAGGATGATAAggttcaataaaataaataggaaGAGACCTGcataattaattgtttaataatcatgtcagcaataaattgtttaaattcaagtttttgtagtttaaaataatacataaaagatgagtttatagatcaaataataaataatatccaattaacatgaaaattggtatgaatattaagaacatataaagcATGTAATTTAAGGGTGAGAtttttaaaacatgaattttataTCAAGTTATTtgatgtaacattacttagagttacactaaGTGTACTTGAATTCAACGCATTGAAAGATAGTTTTCTAAACTAGATTAATGCTAGAGTTCTCTTTTTGCAAATGTCTTCAAGAGACTAAATGTTTAGATTAGGTTATTTTTCATGTAATTTGAGTAGAATATATTTTAGGACATTCAATGTACTCTTGTTGTTTTGTCAGCAAATTAttaaatggggagattgttcaagtcatatttttgtatattggcAAACACATGATGAAATACACTTTATATGTTGTTGAATCTTAGTTTAAGTGTGTTCAAGGATTGTCCAAATGGTATTATTTGAAGACACAAGACTGTACAAGAaactgttcaagaaaacaagacTTTGATACCTCTCTCTACCTGTTGATCTATCGAGAATAAATGAATCTCGATACttagctcgacacctctcgaacTATAGAGTTACGAGAAAACCTAACAGTAATTTTTGTTTCAGCCTATGATAACTTGGTCCAACTTAGGATTCGTGCACTAGGGTTCCAGAACATATAATTTGATTGAGAGATAGTAAGGGAGAGTCTTGCTTTTAATTCAGAGTCCTGCATTTGTTCCTTAAGATTTTGCCtctaaagttcaaattttagatTGTTTGATGACTGCACCAAACCAAATATGTATAGGGTATGCTGCTTTTATAGTTGcagcctcttctttagaaatAATGAGATATACCATTATTGGTGCAAGTCAAGGTGGATCTCTAGTGTGGAATGAGAAAAATACATTCAGGCTAGAGTATCTGGACAAGGAGACCAATACAAACTTATTCTAAACATCATGGATAAGGACACATTCTCTGCTGATGACTTCATTGGGCAAGCCACGGGAGATATCATAACATCATGTCTCTTTGTTACATTTTATGTACTTAATTAAGAGTTTCATAAATACTTCTCCAaaaggtataattttttatgtggcTTGGAGCCATTAGAAAAGACATTTAGACTTAAACAGTGAGGTAATTCATAGGAGGGACTGGGGGATAATGTAGAGTATGAAAAGCAAATTTTGAtgagcaatatatatatatatatatatataggggatattgggcttttgcccttattttgtaaaaaatctAGCATAAtatccctgttttgaaactattaagGTGTGTCCTTGTTTTAGTACTCGACTTTCGATTTtaaaaaatcgagttacaaGTGGAACTCAACATTAGCAATGTTgagttttatgcatattttgccacttaatttaaaaaaataaaataaaaattaagggaaaCTCGACTTTGCTAAAGTCGagtcaattaaaaatttacatataactcgattttgaggaTATTGAGTTTTATACcaaactcgattttgttaaaatctataaatatatatatatatatatatatatatatctttgttGTTTGATTGTCCTTCCTCTTTTTTCGTTAAACAACaatatcattaaataaaaaatctacaTCCAGATCAGTACAAAGTCTGTTAAAAAAGACACCATTACAATCATCCTCCAAAGCCTTAGCTAAGTCCACAAGCGGACTTACAAACATAATGTAATCTAGCTCTTGGTCAGCCCCTAGTCTAGCCATCAGATCAGCGCACCCGTTAGCCTGGCGGTAGCAATGTTTAACTTGAACTTGCTGAAATCTGGTCATCAAATGCCTACAATCATCCAAAATAGGAGATATTATATGATTTACATAGTCAGAATTTTGAAAGACATCCACAACCACTTTGGCATCTATCTCAACAATAAGGTAGGGGATATTCAAGCTACAACACAACATAAGACCATCCCTAAGCCCCCAAAGTTCAGCAGCAAAACTGTTGGTTGTTCCTACATGTCTTGTGAAACCTGCAACCCAATTCCCATGCTCATCACTAACTACTCCTTCACATCCAGCCCGCTCCATGCAACTTATAACCGAGCCATCAGTGTTCAATTTTTCCACCCTATAGGTGGTTTCTCCCACCGGATTCTCTTGCTAATTTTGCAGACTGGGTTTCGTGGTGAAGTGATACAATACATATACTCTGTAGCTTGGTTGTAAATCTCCCTATAAAGGTTGTCCTTCCTCACATACTAGAAGAGTTTTCCATTTGCAGCATCTATGTGGAGGATTTAATGGCAGTAGGAGTGGAGAATGGAACTGCTGAGTTATACCCAGGGACGGATCTACGTTGGGGCagaggggggccattgccccccccccccacattaaaaaaaaaaaaaacgagtataaaaaaattaagatttgcccttatatatatatatatatatatatatgtctctcctcctctaaaatatttagacattgacctacaagaaaaaaaaaaaaaaattcatgtccctttaactacaaaaacaaaataaaaaaataaatatggactaaacaaaaatcgcgcacaaaataagaaacactCATTTTGTATGTTATGTtttgttgatgtgttttataatatgaaatgtttaagaaatacttattttgtatgtagtattttgctgaatatgaaatagatgctagtttttattttcataaatttttttttggttttaagctttGCCCCCCTCAAGTATGaatcctggttccgtccctAGTTATACCCTCACGAATATAGTGTGGTTTGCAAAGTCCAAAGTTATTGTGGAGAGATTGAAGTTGGTGTCACTTTC encodes:
- the LOC115989069 gene encoding mitochondrial inner membrane protease subunit 1-like isoform X1, which translates into the protein MVGLVGRLWNLQYKSIVKEASGKTLAVAKFFCVLHVTNTYLCTFALAYGPSMVPTFNLTGDMYLAERLSIKFGKVGPGDVVLLRSPESPRKVMVKRLLGLESHSITYVVDPMKSDRCDTIVVPKGHVWVEGDNIYNSRDSRQFGPVPYGLLEGKVFCKVTTFLSLAHLMLNFDAVNCTSSLSQPKNKRRV
- the LOC115989069 gene encoding mitochondrial inner membrane protease subunit 1-like isoform X2, whose amino-acid sequence is MVGLVGRLWNLQYKSIVKEASGKTLAVAKFFCVLHVTNTYLCTFALAYGPSMVPTFNLTGDMYLAERLSIKFGKVGPGDVVLLRSPESPRKVMVKRLLGLESHSITYVVDPMKSDRCDTIVVPKGHVWVEGDNIYNSRDSRQFGPVPYGLLEGKVFCKIWPPKEFGSLMKSGMKDPDL